In the Parasteatoda tepidariorum isolate YZ-2023 chromosome 3, CAS_Ptep_4.0, whole genome shotgun sequence genome, one interval contains:
- the LOC107456846 gene encoding sodium/potassium-transporting ATPase subunit beta-1-like, whose translation MNTDIEKQAVKDNLEKDGKVTDSDDSDLKKDPDAEEAAEDSPLKGNEANMDGKEVDPTGSIGEKSGAKEGAKGLREWLSKSRVKWWIAILVAIILLTIVLVGTLLAVEDDDFDIPDNSVRLVKLWPQPNKPRNIINFVHGTLPFEGRVWPDLTKQLDDLLIRYQPNINRSRNVVECYGGPSLNHFGTVCKFDIKPLMLECTKTMNYGYDQGRPCVFLEFSNITDWTPEPYSSRELENFVELSDRSVSNMVFLDCQGDTIVDKENMGKIQYTPDRGFPTKYFPYRGQGNYMSPIVGIRFNKPAIGVVISVTCRFYAKNLNHTDEAVPSGQISFNLLVD comes from the exons ATGAACACAGACATCGAGAAGCAAGCTGTAAAAGACAATCTTGAAAAAGATGGTAAAGTGACAGATTCGGACGATTCGGACTTGAAGAAGGACCCGGATGCTGAAGAAGCTGCTGAAGATTCACCTCTGAAAGGTAACGAAGCTAACATGGACGGAAAAGAAGTAGATCCCACAGGCTCAATAGGAGAGAAGTCTGGAGCCAAAGAAGGAGCCAAAGGTCTGCGTGAGTGGCTATCCAAATCGAGAGTGAAATGGTGGATTGCCATTTTGGTCGCCATCATACTTCTAACAATCGTTCTAGTTGGAACTCTACTAGCAGTAGAAGATGATGATTTTGATATTCCAGACAACAGCGTAAGATTGGTGAAG CTATGGCCTCAACCAAATAAGCCCAGAAATATTATCAACTTTGTCCACGGAACCCTACCGTTTGAAGGGCGCGTTTGGCCAGATTTGACGAAACAACTTGATGACCTACTGATCAGGTATCAGCCCAACATAAACAGGAGCAGGAACGTTGTCGAGTGTTACGGAGGTCCATCCCTAAACCATTTTGGAACCGTATGCAAATTTGACATCAAACCATTGATGCTGGAGTGTACCAAGACAATGAACTACGGATACGACCAGGGCAGACCTTGCGTTTTCCTGGAATTCAGCAACATCACTGATTGGACACCAGAACCTTACAGCTCCAGGGAATTGGAAAACTTCGTAGAATTGTCGGACAGAAGCGTCTCCAACATGGTGTTTCTGGACTGCCAAGGAGATACCATTGTTGACAAAGAGAATATGGGAAAGATTCAGTACACACCAGACAGAGGATTTCCAACCAAATATTTCCCTTACCGTGGACAAGGGAACTATATGTCCCCCATTGTGGGAATACGATTCAATAAACCAGCTATCGGTGTGGTGATTTCTGTTACTTGTAGGTTCTACGCTAAAAACCTTAACCACACAGACGAAGCAGTGCCCAGTGGACAGATTTCATTCAATCTCCTTGTAGATTGA